In Microplitis mediator isolate UGA2020A chromosome 2, iyMicMedi2.1, whole genome shotgun sequence, a single window of DNA contains:
- the LOC130678444 gene encoding ATP-dependent DNA helicase pif1-like codes for MGLLEDDAHWDQTLAEVSISDLSYKIRELFAVMLVFCQVGDPIKLWDKYRDNFTDDIKRRMSRNRENSELDLDIVYNQCLINLEDMVIAMSGKTLLQFGLTSPSREQESVIINQQYLNELAYDTAKLTEKVIKSVPILNKEQKEAYESILNSVVSDSGRLFFLDAPGGTGKTFLINLLLAKIRSEKSIAIAVASSGIAATLIDGGKTAHSTFKLPLEMNHSDNILCNISKQSDMAHVIREAKLIVWDECTMAHKNAIEALNRTLKDIRNSDRIMGGITVVLASDFRQTLPVVPRGNGQISEVDGRISIPGNLGDIVDDLTTLTDKIYPDINKIGVNCSSWLKERAILTPTNDSANSINNFLLEKLSTNQMKYKSIDTVVEVDDAVHYPVEFLHTLNPPGIPSHNLNLKIGAPIMLLRNLNPPKLCNGTRLQVKHLHKNIIEATILTGKHEGEVVFIPRIPLVPSDYHFNFKRLQFPVRVCYAMTINKAQGQSLKLAGVDLRHDCFSHGQFYVACLRVSSLDNLIILQPEKKTKNIVYKEVLSL; via the exons ATGGGATTGCTCGAAGACGATGCTCATTGGGATCAAACTTTAGCAGAAGTCTCAATTTCTGATTTATCTTACAAAATACGTGAATTGTTTGCTGTTATGTTAGTTTTTTGCCAAGTTGGAGATCCAATTAAATTATGGGATAAATATCGAGATAATTTCACGGACGACATTAAAAGACGAATGAGTAGGAATCGCGAAAACTCTGAGTTAGATCTTGATATTGTTTACAATCAATGTTTGATTAATCTTGAAGATATGGTCATTGCTATGTCAGGTAAGACTCTTTTACAATTTGGTCTCACTTCACCATCTCGAGAACAAGAATctgttattattaatcaacaatatttaaatgaattagcTTATGACACTGCTAAGTTAAccgaaaaagtgataaaaagtGTTCCGATACTGAATAAAGAACAGAAAGAAGCATATGAATCTATATTGAATAGTGTCGTTTCTGATTCTGGACGATTGTTCTTCCTTGATGCTCCTGGTGGAACGGGAAAAACATTCTTGATTAATTTGTTGCTTGCGAAAATTAGAAGTGAAAAAAGTATTGCTATTGCTGTTGCTTCTTCAGGAATTGCGGCTACTTTAATTGACGGAGGCAAAACAGCTCACTCGACATTTAAATTACCTCTTGAAATGAATCACTCTGATAATATTCTATGCAATATTTCTAAGCAGAGTGATATGGCTCACGTTATCAGAGAAGCAAAACTGATAGTATGGGATGAATGCACTATGGCTCACAAAAATGCTATTGAAGCTCTCAACAGAACTCTTAAGGATATAAGAAATAGTGACCGAATAATGGGTGGAATAACTGTTGTTTTAGCTAGTGACTTCAGACAAACTTTACCTGTTGTACCACGAG GGAATGGACAAATTTCAGAAGTTGACGGACGAATAAGTATTCCGGGTAACCTAGGTGATATTGTTGATGATTTAACTACattaactgataaaatatacccagatatcaataaaattggAGTTAATTGCTCTTCATGGCTAAAAGAAAGAGCTATTCTGACTCCAACGAATGATTCAGCGAATAGCATTAACAACTTTCTTCTGGAAAAGCTATCAACTAATCAAATGAAGTATAAATCTATTGATACAGTCGTAGAAGTTGATGATGCTGTCCATTATCCTGTGGAGTTCTTACATACACTCAATCCACCCGGAATACCATCTCATAATCTCAATCTTAAAATTGGAGCACCAATAATGTTACTGCGCAATTTGAATCCTCCAAAACTATGTAACGGTACCAGACTACAAGTGAAacatttacataaaaatattattgaagctacaattttaACAGGTAAACATGAAGGAGAAGTCGTATTTATTCCAAGAATTCCTTTGGTTCCATCTGACTACCATTTCAACTTCAAACGTCTACAATTTCCTGTTAGGGTTTGCTATGCTATGACTATCAATAAAGCGCAGGGGCAGAGTTTAAAATTAGCTGGTGTAGATTTGAGACATGATTGTTTTTCTCATGGTCAGTTTTACGTGGCATGCTTAAGAGTCAGTTCACTGGACAACTTGATTATTCTTCAACCAGAAAAAAAGACGAAAAACATTGTTTACAAGGAAGTTTTAAGTTTGTAA